From Ramlibacter tataouinensis, the proteins below share one genomic window:
- a CDS encoding DUF1326 domain-containing protein: METCNCTLLCPCIFTNLAGRPTEGDCKAALALRIDKGSKDGVSLDGINFIVMLQSQGPMGAGNMTVGLIVDSAASDTQVEAIGAIASGAAGGPMAMLAPLVGKMAGVERREVRIDNDGVTWSASAGELLDEACEGLLNLSTPPELMAIDNVSHPLNSRLALAKATRSKMDAFGIKWDDSTGTRNGHFAPFAWSG, encoded by the coding sequence ATGGAGACATGCAACTGCACCTTGCTGTGCCCGTGCATCTTCACCAACCTGGCAGGCCGGCCGACCGAAGGCGACTGCAAGGCCGCGCTGGCGTTGCGCATCGACAAGGGAAGCAAGGACGGCGTTTCCCTGGACGGCATCAACTTCATCGTGATGCTGCAATCGCAGGGGCCCATGGGCGCGGGCAACATGACGGTGGGACTGATCGTCGATTCGGCCGCCTCGGATACGCAGGTCGAGGCCATCGGTGCGATCGCCAGCGGCGCTGCCGGCGGGCCGATGGCGATGCTGGCGCCCCTGGTGGGCAAGATGGCGGGCGTGGAGCGGCGTGAAGTCCGCATCGACAACGACGGCGTGACCTGGTCGGCCAGCGCCGGGGAACTGCTCGACGAAGCCTGCGAAGGCTTGCTGAACCTCTCGACGCCGCCCGAGCTGATGGCGATCGACAACGTGTCCCACCCGCTCAACTCCCGCCTGGCGCTGGCCAAGGCCACGCGCAGCAAGATGGACGCCTTCGGCATCAAGTGGGACGACAGCACGGGCACCCGCAACGGCCACTTCGCACCGTTTGCCTGGTCCGGCTGA
- a CDS encoding ketopantoate reductase family protein → MSNTSTPLRVAVMGAGAVGCYFGGMLARAGHQVTLIARPQHVEAIAREGLRMETRSFDERVKLRASSDPAAVSGAGLVLFCVKSGDTEAAGRQVQPHLADEAVVLCLQNGVDNAERLRTVLARPEVAAAVVYVGTEMAGAGHVKHHGRGELVIDPLRRLPELAGTLAAAGVPTEVSDNVRGALWLKLILNCAYNAVSAISQLPYGQTVAGSGIPQVMRDVVGECLAVAKAEGVTVPGDVESAVRRIVETMPGQYSSTAQDLARGKPSEIDYLNGHIVRRGELLGVATPANRVLWSLVKLLESKQVTQVTDAAAAR, encoded by the coding sequence ATGAGCAACACCTCCACACCCCTTCGCGTTGCCGTCATGGGCGCGGGCGCCGTCGGCTGCTATTTCGGCGGCATGCTCGCGCGTGCCGGGCACCAGGTGACGCTGATCGCGCGGCCCCAGCATGTGGAGGCCATCGCGCGCGAGGGGCTCCGCATGGAAACGCGCAGCTTCGATGAGCGGGTGAAGCTGCGCGCCAGCAGCGATCCGGCTGCGGTGAGCGGGGCCGGCCTGGTGCTGTTCTGCGTGAAGTCGGGCGACACCGAAGCGGCCGGCCGCCAGGTGCAGCCGCATCTGGCGGACGAGGCCGTGGTGTTGTGCCTGCAGAACGGCGTCGACAATGCGGAGCGCCTGCGCACGGTGCTGGCGCGGCCCGAAGTGGCGGCGGCGGTGGTCTACGTGGGCACGGAAATGGCCGGGGCAGGACACGTCAAGCATCACGGCCGGGGCGAACTGGTGATCGACCCGCTTCGCCGGCTGCCGGAGCTGGCCGGGACGCTGGCCGCCGCGGGTGTGCCGACCGAGGTCTCCGACAACGTGCGCGGCGCGCTCTGGCTCAAGCTGATTCTGAACTGCGCCTACAACGCGGTGTCCGCGATCTCGCAGCTGCCCTACGGCCAGACGGTGGCAGGCTCGGGCATTCCGCAGGTCATGCGCGACGTGGTGGGCGAGTGCCTGGCCGTGGCGAAGGCCGAGGGCGTGACCGTCCCGGGCGACGTCGAGTCGGCGGTGCGGCGCATCGTGGAGACCATGCCCGGGCAGTATTCCTCGACCGCCCAGGACCTGGCGCGCGGCAAGCCGAGCGAAATCGACTACCTCAACGGACACATCGTCCGGCGCGGCGAGCTGCTCGGCGTTGCCACGCCGGCGAACCGCGTGCTGTGGTCACTGGTGAAACTGCTGGAGTCCAAGCAGGTCACGCAGGTCACGGACGCGGCAGCCGCACGCTGA
- a CDS encoding phosphotransferase: MAHVDLSQDPAAMRRIFLSLGLAQPDEPVVASALAGGVSSGIYRVDLRSGSYCVKQALPRLKVTKEWLVPVERVFGEIGYLRTALRIVPGHVPRVLGEDEASKSFVMEFLGPQFRNWKSELLAGRIDPAVARQVGELLGRIHAATAHDAQLAKQFANDEHFMALRLDPYLVEAARVHPALAGRLLPLVERTANTRRVLVHGDVSPKNILAGPRGPVLLDAECAWFGDPAFDVAFCLNHFLLKAAHLPALAQPLLACFDAMQGAYFAQARWEAQEALAGRVASLLPGLTLARVDGKSPVEYLSEPARQAVRGLAIQLLKQEGLSLEAIAACWAREFKS; the protein is encoded by the coding sequence ATGGCCCACGTGGATTTGTCGCAGGACCCGGCAGCGATGCGCCGCATCTTTCTTTCGCTGGGTCTGGCGCAGCCCGACGAACCCGTGGTCGCCAGCGCGCTGGCGGGCGGCGTCTCGTCCGGCATCTATCGCGTGGACCTGCGCTCGGGCAGCTATTGCGTCAAGCAGGCCTTGCCCCGGCTGAAGGTCACCAAGGAATGGCTGGTGCCGGTGGAACGCGTGTTCGGTGAGATCGGCTACCTGCGCACGGCGCTGCGGATCGTCCCTGGGCATGTGCCGCGCGTGCTCGGCGAGGACGAGGCGAGCAAGAGCTTCGTGATGGAGTTCCTCGGCCCGCAGTTCCGCAACTGGAAGTCGGAGCTGCTGGCCGGCCGCATCGATCCCGCCGTGGCGCGGCAGGTCGGCGAACTGCTCGGTCGCATCCACGCGGCCACGGCGCATGATGCGCAGCTGGCGAAACAGTTCGCCAACGACGAGCATTTCATGGCCCTTCGGCTGGATCCTTACCTCGTCGAGGCAGCCCGGGTGCATCCCGCGCTGGCCGGGCGGCTGCTGCCGCTGGTCGAGCGGACCGCCAACACGCGGCGGGTGCTGGTGCACGGCGACGTGAGCCCGAAGAACATCCTGGCCGGGCCGCGCGGTCCGGTGCTGCTCGATGCCGAATGCGCCTGGTTCGGCGACCCGGCCTTCGATGTCGCGTTCTGCCTCAACCATTTCCTGCTGAAGGCGGCGCACCTGCCCGCGCTGGCCCAGCCGCTGCTGGCCTGCTTCGACGCGATGCAGGGCGCGTACTTTGCGCAGGCCCGCTGGGAAGCGCAGGAAGCGCTGGCCGGGCGCGTGGCGTCCCTGCTGCCGGGGCTCACGCTGGCGCGGGTGGACGGCAAGTCGCCGGTCGAATACCTCAGCGAGCCGGCGCGCCAGGCGGTGCGCGGCCTCGCGATCCAATTGCTGAAACAGGAAGGGCTGTCGCTGGAGGCGATCGCCGCCTGCTGGGCCCGGGAATTCAAGTCATGA
- the eno gene encoding phosphopyruvate hydratase: MRIRQVLARRIWDSRGRPTVEVEVVNEDGTRGLGLAPAGASRGTREAVELRDGGDRFKGLDVRRTVEGIAREIAPVLIGREVEDQAGIDAALIALDGTPNKARLGGNALIATSLAVLHAAAASAGLPLWRYLAPDRAVALPLPQIQIFGGGAHAGRRVDVQDFMVIANGAASFERALEMTAEVYRCAGELMAARGPLAGVADEGGWWPAFSRNEEALDTLVGAIEKAGLVPGSEVSIALDIAASEFGRGGRYRLALENRELDSDALCERLVRWTERYPIVSIEDPLAEDDEQGLAAFTRAVGHRVQVVGDDYLVTSADRVRHAASAGACNAVLIKPNQAGTVTETRAALQAARDAGYATIVSARSGETEDVAIVHLATGWNAGQLKVGSFARSERMAKWNEGIRIEQREGLPFAGPRALARMG; this comes from the coding sequence ATGAGAATCAGGCAAGTACTGGCCAGGCGCATCTGGGATTCGCGCGGACGGCCCACGGTCGAAGTGGAAGTGGTGAACGAGGACGGCACCCGTGGCCTGGGCCTGGCCCCCGCCGGTGCTTCGCGCGGCACGCGTGAAGCGGTCGAGCTGCGCGACGGCGGCGACCGGTTCAAGGGCCTGGACGTGCGCCGCACGGTCGAGGGGATCGCGCGCGAGATCGCCCCTGTGCTGATCGGCCGCGAGGTGGAGGACCAGGCCGGCATCGACGCCGCGCTCATCGCGCTGGACGGCACGCCGAACAAGGCACGGCTGGGCGGCAACGCGCTGATCGCCACGTCGCTGGCGGTGCTGCACGCGGCCGCCGCGAGCGCGGGCCTGCCCTTGTGGCGCTATCTCGCGCCGGATCGCGCGGTCGCGCTCCCCTTGCCGCAGATCCAGATTTTCGGCGGCGGCGCGCATGCCGGCCGCCGCGTGGACGTGCAGGACTTCATGGTCATTGCCAACGGCGCGGCGTCATTCGAGCGCGCGCTCGAAATGACGGCCGAGGTGTACCGCTGCGCCGGCGAGCTCATGGCGGCGCGCGGGCCGTTGGCCGGGGTCGCCGACGAGGGCGGCTGGTGGCCGGCCTTCTCGCGCAACGAGGAGGCCCTGGACACCCTGGTCGGCGCGATCGAGAAGGCCGGCCTGGTGCCGGGCAGCGAGGTGTCCATCGCGCTGGACATCGCGGCCTCGGAGTTCGGCCGCGGCGGCCGCTACCGGCTGGCGCTGGAGAACCGCGAGCTGGATTCGGACGCCCTGTGCGAGCGGCTGGTGCGATGGACGGAGCGCTATCCCATCGTCTCCATCGAGGACCCGCTGGCCGAGGACGACGAACAGGGGCTGGCCGCCTTCACCCGCGCCGTCGGCCATCGCGTGCAGGTGGTGGGCGACGACTACCTGGTGACCAGCGCCGACCGCGTCCGGCACGCAGCCTCGGCCGGCGCCTGCAATGCCGTGCTCATCAAGCCCAACCAGGCCGGCACGGTGACGGAAACCCGGGCCGCGCTGCAAGCCGCGCGGGACGCGGGCTACGCCACCATCGTGTCGGCGCGCTCCGGCGAGACCGAGGACGTGGCCATCGTTCACCTGGCCACCGGCTGGAACGCGGGGCAGCTCAAGGTCGGCTCCTTCGCGCGCTCCGAGCGCATGGCCAAGTGGAACGAAGGGATCCGCATCGAGCAGCGGGAAGGTCTGCCGTTCGCGGGACCACGGGCGCTGGCCCGTATGGGATGA
- a CDS encoding EVE domain-containing protein, which yields MNYWLMKSEPDDVSVDDALAAPNSTVAWTGVRNFQARNFMRNEMKIGDGVLFYHSSCAEPGIVGIARVVSESYPDPTQFDPKSRYYDAASKRDHPRWMLVDVQVTRKIPNITLAEMRQRPELAEMRVLRKGNRLSITPVDKEHWDALTKGTA from the coding sequence ATGAACTACTGGCTGATGAAGTCCGAGCCCGACGACGTGTCGGTGGATGACGCGCTCGCGGCGCCCAACTCGACCGTCGCCTGGACCGGCGTTCGCAACTTCCAGGCGCGCAACTTCATGCGCAACGAGATGAAGATCGGCGACGGCGTGCTGTTCTACCACTCGAGCTGCGCCGAGCCGGGCATCGTCGGCATCGCGCGCGTGGTCTCGGAGTCCTACCCCGACCCGACCCAGTTCGACCCGAAGTCGCGCTACTACGACGCGGCGTCGAAGAGGGACCACCCGCGCTGGATGCTGGTGGACGTGCAGGTGACCCGGAAGATTCCGAACATCACGCTCGCCGAGATGCGGCAGCGCCCCGAACTCGCCGAGATGCGGGTGCTGCGCAAGGGCAACCGGCTGTCGATCACGCCGGTGGACAAGGAGCACTGGGACGCGCTCACCAAAGGGACAGCCTAA
- a CDS encoding META domain-containing protein, whose amino-acid sequence MFRSRLLLLVSAVLAALAGCTTSAPTSGTQTLPLEGTYWKLASLRNQMVLPAGTPREPHILFEATDQRFAGFGGCNSLFGSYAREGAQLRLGPVAATRMACASGMELEKAFATALHVAASWRIEGDRLLLLDQGKGVVAEFVSGSQLYACDGGKNLLVHYEGTDPRQQQAWLSYEGRNYRLQVKPVAAGARYVADPGRAAGTRLEWWPQGQAGTLREGQSGKPDSSDDLRTLASCVRKYYPWRTI is encoded by the coding sequence ATGTTCCGCAGCCGTTTGCTTCTCCTCGTTTCAGCTGTCCTGGCGGCCCTGGCCGGCTGCACGACTTCTGCGCCCACTTCAGGTACCCAGACCTTGCCGCTGGAGGGGACCTACTGGAAGCTCGCATCGCTGCGAAACCAGATGGTGTTGCCGGCGGGCACGCCGCGCGAACCGCACATTCTGTTCGAGGCGACGGACCAGCGTTTCGCCGGCTTCGGGGGCTGCAACAGCCTGTTCGGCAGCTACGCGCGGGAAGGCGCACAACTGCGCTTGGGCCCGGTGGCGGCGACGCGGATGGCCTGCGCCTCGGGCATGGAACTGGAAAAGGCGTTCGCGACGGCACTGCACGTGGCAGCGTCCTGGCGCATCGAGGGGGACCGGCTGCTGCTGCTCGATCAAGGCAAGGGCGTGGTCGCCGAGTTCGTGTCCGGCTCACAGCTCTATGCCTGTGACGGCGGCAAGAACCTGCTCGTCCACTACGAAGGCACCGATCCCCGCCAGCAGCAGGCCTGGCTTTCCTATGAAGGCAGGAACTACCGCCTCCAGGTGAAGCCAGTGGCGGCAGGCGCGCGCTATGTCGCGGACCCGGGCCGGGCCGCCGGCACCAGGCTGGAATGGTGGCCCCAGGGCCAGGCAGGCACGCTTCGAGAGGGCCAGTCGGGGAAGCCGGACAGTTCCGACGACCTCAGGACGCTGGCCAGCTGCGTCCGGAAATACTACCCCTGGCGGACCATTTAG
- the clpA gene encoding ATP-dependent Clp protease ATP-binding subunit ClpA has translation MIAQELEVSLHMAFVEARQQRHEFITVEHLLLALLDNPSAAEVLRACSANIDDLRKSLSNFIKDNTPQVAGTDDVDTQPTLGFQRVIQRAIMHVQSTGNGKKEVTGANVLVAIFGEKDSHAVYYLHQQGVTRLDVVNFIAHGIKKSDPPEPSKSGESSSAEGEEGGEKSEKASPLEQFTQNLNQAAKDGKIDPLIGREYEVERVIQILCRRRKNNPLLVGEAGVGKTAIAEGLAWRIVQKDVPEILAESNVYSLDMGALLAGTKYRGDFEQRLKGVLKSLKDKPNAILFIDEIHTLIGAGAASGGTLDASNLLKPALSSGALKCIGATTFTEYRGIFEKDAALSRRFQKVDVVEPSVQETIEILKGLKSRFEEHHSVKYAANALQAAAELSAKYINDRHLPDKAIDVIDEAGAAQRILPVGKRKKTISKTEVEEIVAKIARIPPANVSNDDRGKLQNLERDLKSVVFGQDKALEVLASSVKMARSGLGKGDKPIGSFLFSGPTGVGKTEAAKQLAYIMGIELIRFDMSEYMERHAVSRLIGAPPGYVGFDQGGLLTEAITKKPHAVLLLDEIEKAHPDIFNVLLQVMDHGTLTDNNGRKADFRNVIIIMTTNAGAESLNKAVIGFTNAREAGDEMADIKRLFTPEFRNRLDAIVSFKALDEQVILRVVDKFLLVLEQQLSEKKVEVTFTDKLRKHLAKKGFDPLMGARPMQRLIQDTIRRALADELLFGRLTEGGRLTVDLDDKEEVVLDIQPLSKKEGRARPEPEELSEGQ, from the coding sequence ATGATTGCCCAGGAATTGGAAGTCAGCCTCCATATGGCGTTCGTGGAGGCACGGCAGCAGCGCCACGAGTTCATCACCGTGGAACACCTGCTGCTCGCCCTGCTGGACAATCCCAGCGCGGCGGAAGTGCTGCGCGCATGCTCAGCCAATATCGACGACCTGCGCAAGTCGCTGTCCAACTTCATCAAGGACAACACCCCGCAGGTGGCGGGCACGGATGACGTCGACACCCAGCCGACGCTGGGCTTCCAGCGCGTGATCCAGCGCGCCATCATGCACGTGCAGTCCACCGGCAACGGCAAGAAAGAAGTCACCGGCGCCAACGTGCTGGTCGCCATCTTCGGCGAGAAGGACTCGCACGCGGTCTACTACCTGCACCAGCAGGGCGTCACGCGGCTGGACGTGGTGAACTTCATCGCCCACGGCATCAAGAAGAGCGACCCGCCCGAGCCCTCCAAGAGCGGCGAATCGTCCTCGGCCGAGGGCGAAGAGGGCGGCGAGAAGAGCGAGAAGGCCTCGCCGCTGGAGCAGTTCACCCAGAACCTGAACCAGGCCGCCAAGGACGGCAAGATCGATCCGCTGATCGGCCGCGAGTACGAGGTCGAGCGCGTGATCCAGATCCTGTGCCGCCGGCGCAAGAACAACCCGCTGCTGGTGGGCGAAGCCGGCGTCGGCAAGACGGCGATCGCCGAAGGCCTGGCCTGGCGCATCGTGCAGAAGGACGTGCCCGAGATCCTGGCCGAGTCCAATGTGTACTCGCTGGACATGGGCGCGCTGCTGGCAGGCACCAAGTACCGCGGCGACTTCGAGCAGCGCCTGAAGGGCGTGCTCAAGTCCCTCAAGGACAAGCCCAACGCGATCCTGTTCATCGATGAGATCCACACGCTGATCGGCGCGGGCGCCGCCTCGGGCGGCACGCTGGACGCGTCCAACCTGCTCAAGCCGGCGCTTTCCAGCGGCGCGCTGAAGTGCATCGGCGCGACCACCTTCACCGAGTACCGCGGCATCTTCGAGAAGGACGCCGCGCTGTCCCGGCGCTTCCAGAAGGTGGACGTGGTCGAACCGAGCGTGCAGGAGACCATCGAGATCCTCAAGGGGCTGAAGTCCCGCTTCGAGGAGCACCACAGCGTGAAGTACGCGGCCAACGCGCTGCAGGCGGCCGCGGAACTGTCGGCCAAGTACATCAACGACCGGCACCTGCCGGACAAGGCGATCGACGTGATCGACGAGGCCGGCGCGGCGCAGCGCATCCTGCCGGTGGGCAAGCGCAAGAAGACCATCTCCAAGACCGAGGTCGAGGAGATCGTGGCCAAGATCGCGCGCATCCCACCCGCCAACGTGTCCAACGACGACCGCGGCAAGCTGCAGAACCTGGAACGTGACCTCAAGTCCGTGGTGTTCGGCCAGGACAAGGCGCTGGAGGTGCTGGCCAGCTCGGTGAAGATGGCCCGCTCGGGCCTGGGCAAGGGCGACAAGCCGATCGGCTCCTTCCTGTTCTCCGGCCCCACGGGCGTCGGCAAGACCGAAGCGGCCAAGCAGCTGGCCTACATCATGGGCATCGAGCTGATCCGCTTCGACATGTCCGAGTACATGGAGCGGCACGCGGTCTCGCGCCTGATCGGCGCGCCTCCCGGCTACGTCGGTTTCGACCAGGGCGGCCTGCTGACCGAGGCGATCACCAAGAAGCCGCACGCGGTGCTGCTGCTCGACGAGATCGAGAAGGCGCACCCGGACATCTTCAACGTGCTGCTGCAGGTGATGGACCACGGCACGCTGACGGACAACAACGGCCGCAAGGCGGACTTCCGCAACGTCATCATCATCATGACGACCAATGCGGGCGCCGAGTCGCTGAACAAGGCGGTGATCGGCTTCACCAATGCGCGTGAGGCCGGCGACGAGATGGCGGACATCAAGCGCCTGTTCACGCCCGAGTTCCGCAACCGCCTGGACGCGATCGTCAGCTTCAAGGCGCTGGACGAGCAGGTCATCCTGCGCGTGGTCGACAAGTTCCTGCTGGTGCTGGAGCAGCAGCTGTCTGAGAAGAAGGTGGAAGTCACCTTCACCGACAAGCTGCGCAAGCACCTGGCCAAGAAGGGCTTCGATCCGCTGATGGGCGCACGCCCCATGCAGCGCCTGATCCAGGACACGATCCGCCGCGCCCTGGCCGACGAATTGCTGTTCGGCCGTCTGACCGAAGGCGGAAGGCTCACGGTGGACCTGGACGACAAGGAAGAAGTCGTCCTCGACATTCAACCGCTGTCCAAGAAGGAAGGCCGGGCCCGGCCCGAGCCGGAGGAACTGTCCGAAGGGCAGTAG
- the clpS gene encoding ATP-dependent Clp protease adapter ClpS has translation MNFMATKPPVPAPTAPVVRPKEDDGGSVVLERRTQKTKPPQMYQVVMLNDDYTPMEFVVVVIQEFFNKDRETATQIMLKIHLDGKGVCGVYSRDVATTKVEQVQEAARQAGHPLQCMCEPVE, from the coding sequence ATGAATTTCATGGCAACGAAACCACCCGTACCGGCGCCGACCGCGCCGGTTGTACGGCCGAAGGAGGATGACGGCGGCTCGGTTGTGCTCGAGCGGCGGACCCAGAAAACCAAGCCTCCCCAGATGTACCAGGTCGTCATGCTCAACGACGACTACACCCCCATGGAATTCGTGGTGGTGGTGATCCAGGAATTCTTCAACAAGGACAGGGAGACGGCGACCCAGATCATGCTCAAGATCCACCTGGACGGCAAAGGCGTCTGCGGGGTGTATTCGAGGGATGTGGCCACGACCAAGGTCGAGCAGGTGCAGGAGGCGGCCCGCCAGGCAGGGCATCCCCTGCAATGCATGTGTGAACCGGTTGAATAA
- a CDS encoding cold-shock protein, which yields MATGTVKWFNDAKGFGFIEPDGGGGDVFAHFSAIAMEGFKTLKQGSRVTFEITQGPKGQLAQNIQTEPGGIAPITTQPSGDRQPRHSKVRAPQFHASGHGDLMSK from the coding sequence ATGGCGACTGGCACGGTGAAATGGTTCAACGACGCGAAAGGCTTCGGCTTCATCGAACCCGATGGAGGCGGCGGAGACGTGTTCGCGCATTTTTCCGCCATTGCCATGGAGGGCTTCAAGACCCTCAAGCAGGGCTCGCGCGTCACCTTCGAGATCACGCAGGGACCCAAGGGCCAGCTTGCGCAGAACATCCAGACCGAACCCGGCGGCATCGCCCCCATCACCACCCAGCCCTCCGGCGACCGCCAGCCGCGCCACAGCAAGGTGCGCGCGCCGCAGTTCCATGCCTCCGGGCATGGCGACCTGATGAGCAAGTAG